The Bordetella sp. FB-8 genome includes a window with the following:
- a CDS encoding LysE family translocator, whose translation MISASTLILFSAASLALLLSPGPNMAFVVSHGAAQGSRAGLAAALGIGLADLIYTALTAAGLAAAIAAWPPAFDLIRYVGAIYLLWLARQTLRQCAKSEPGGTPASQPALRIFVRSAVNSLLNPKAMLFYMVFLPQFVEPARGHVPLQIVILGCLLAAASLIFHALLGVLSASTRKLLNAGAGKLGSRAQAVVFALLALRLALLSKST comes from the coding sequence ATGATCTCCGCCTCCACGCTCATCCTGTTTTCCGCTGCCAGCCTGGCATTGCTGTTGTCTCCCGGCCCCAACATGGCCTTTGTCGTCAGCCATGGCGCGGCCCAAGGTTCGCGCGCGGGACTCGCCGCCGCGCTGGGTATCGGTCTGGCGGATCTGATCTATACCGCATTGACGGCGGCCGGTCTTGCCGCGGCCATCGCCGCCTGGCCGCCTGCCTTCGACCTGATCCGCTACGTCGGCGCAATCTACCTGTTGTGGTTGGCCCGCCAGACACTGCGCCAGTGCGCCAAGTCTGAGCCCGGCGGCACGCCGGCCAGCCAACCGGCGTTGCGCATCTTCGTCCGCTCGGCGGTCAACAGTCTGCTCAATCCCAAGGCCATGCTCTTTTACATGGTGTTTCTGCCGCAATTTGTCGAACCGGCGCGCGGCCATGTGCCCTTGCAGATTGTCATTCTCGGCTGCCTGCTCGCTGCGGCCAGCCTGATATTTCACGCGCTGCTCGGTGTGCTCAGCGCCTCGACGAGAAAACTGCTCAATGCCGGCGCGGGCAAACTGGGGTCGCGCGCGCAGGCCGTGGTCTTCGCGCTGCTGGCCCTGCGTCTAGCCCTGCTGTCCAAATCCACTTGA
- a CDS encoding PLP-dependent aminotransferase family protein produces the protein MREPRYKSIVDDFTARIRSGKLTPGTQLPTTRELMRQYSVALATASRVYAELGEIGLVVGETGRGTFVRDTTLARTMGLEQRPVRSGVVDLSLNHALLPGQDEVLRCGLRAMAAAGDLDALLHPAPHGGRAHERQMFARHLRNRGIRVPGSQVLIVNGAQQGLSVAIMAMFQPGDVLAIDELTYPGMKNLAQQARLDMVPVPQRPRHGGMDLDRLEALCRKRPVRGIYIMPTLHNPLGLVMSQTDRLQLAAMAEKYGFIIIEDGAYAFLAEPAPPPIFTLAPQRTIYVCGLSKSVASGLRLGFMAVPPEWIADVQYAIRVSTWTASSLSIALACLWIDDGTVDRLEDGKRKDARRRQTLARRVLKGVDVHSHPSSYFQWLSLPPDMRIDQVAASLERQGILVATSEPFATSMRVPHAMRIVLSGIATDALQDVLRKVRREILG, from the coding sequence ATGCGCGAACCCCGCTATAAATCCATCGTCGATGATTTCACCGCGCGTATCCGTTCCGGAAAATTGACGCCAGGCACGCAGTTGCCCACCACGCGCGAACTGATGCGGCAATACAGCGTTGCACTGGCCACCGCATCAAGGGTCTATGCCGAGCTGGGCGAAATCGGCCTGGTGGTGGGCGAGACGGGGCGCGGTACCTTCGTGCGCGACACTACGCTCGCTCGTACCATGGGGCTGGAGCAGCGTCCGGTGCGTTCGGGCGTGGTCGACCTGAGCCTGAATCACGCCTTGTTGCCGGGGCAGGACGAAGTGCTGCGCTGCGGCCTGCGGGCCATGGCGGCCGCGGGCGACCTCGATGCCTTGCTGCATCCGGCACCGCATGGTGGGCGGGCGCACGAGAGGCAGATGTTCGCGCGACATCTTCGCAATCGCGGCATCCGGGTGCCGGGCAGTCAGGTGCTGATCGTCAACGGTGCACAGCAAGGCCTGTCCGTGGCGATCATGGCCATGTTCCAGCCGGGAGACGTGCTGGCCATCGACGAGTTGACCTATCCCGGCATGAAGAACCTAGCCCAGCAAGCCCGCCTGGATATGGTCCCGGTGCCGCAGCGCCCGAGGCATGGCGGAATGGATCTGGATCGCCTGGAGGCCTTGTGCCGCAAGCGCCCGGTGCGCGGTATCTACATCATGCCCACGCTGCACAATCCCCTGGGCCTGGTGATGTCGCAGACCGACCGTCTGCAACTGGCCGCGATGGCCGAAAAGTACGGCTTCATCATCATCGAGGACGGCGCCTATGCTTTTCTGGCGGAGCCTGCGCCGCCGCCCATTTTCACACTGGCGCCGCAGCGCACGATCTACGTCTGCGGCCTATCCAAAAGCGTGGCCTCGGGCTTGCGGCTCGGATTCATGGCCGTGCCGCCCGAATGGATCGCCGATGTCCAATACGCCATCCGGGTTTCGACCTGGACGGCCTCGTCACTGAGCATCGCACTGGCCTGCCTGTGGATAGACGACGGCACCGTCGATCGGCTGGAGGACGGCAAGCGCAAGGACGCGCGCCGCCGACAGACTCTGGCCCGCCGCGTCTTGAAGGGCGTCGATGTCCACAGCCATCCATCGTCCTACTTCCAATGGCTGAGCCTGCCGCCGGACATGCGGATAGACCAGGTCGCGGCCAGCCTGGAGCGTCAAGGCATACTTGTGGCCACGTCCGAGCCGTTCGCCACGTCCATGCGCGTGCCGCACGCCATGCGCATCGTGCTCAGCGGGATCGCGACGGACGCGCTGCAAGACGTGCTGCGCAAGGTGCGCCGCGAGATACTGGGCTGA
- a CDS encoding alpha-hydroxy acid oxidase, with the protein MRIADPAVDPRPRLAPAGKKKPRVLEKMLSLHDFEAAARGVLPRPIFGYVSGAAEDNRSRDENRAVFEEYGFVPRVLRNVSARRQTIEIFGQQLSSPFGIAPMGINALSAYRGDIVLACAAQAAGITSIMSGSSLIRLEEVAQAAPATWFQAYLPGDAERRGALIERVAQAGYRTLVVTVDLPVWANRENNVRSGFSTPLRPSLRLIWDGLTRPRWLFGTFARTLLKHGMPHFENSYATRGAPIVSSKVTRDFTARDHLSWADLRVIRRQWQGNLVVKGILSVDDALAAREHGADGVILSNHGGRQLDGAISPMRVLKTAVENLGPDYPVMIDSGFRRGSDVLKAISLGARMVFLGRPFGYALAVAGAHGVAHAIGLLREEIDRNMAMLGANACSELGPDTLVRIR; encoded by the coding sequence ATGCGCATTGCCGACCCTGCTGTCGATCCTCGGCCCCGCCTTGCACCGGCAGGAAAAAAAAAGCCGCGCGTATTGGAAAAAATGCTCAGCCTGCACGATTTCGAGGCTGCAGCACGCGGGGTTCTGCCTCGCCCTATCTTTGGCTATGTGAGCGGCGCGGCGGAAGACAATCGCTCGCGCGACGAAAACCGCGCCGTCTTCGAAGAATACGGTTTCGTGCCCCGCGTGCTGCGCAATGTGTCGGCCCGCAGGCAAACGATCGAAATATTCGGGCAGCAGCTTTCCTCCCCCTTCGGCATCGCGCCCATGGGTATCAACGCATTGTCCGCTTACCGCGGCGATATCGTGCTGGCGTGCGCGGCCCAGGCGGCCGGCATCACCTCCATCATGAGCGGATCGTCGCTGATTCGGCTCGAAGAGGTCGCGCAGGCGGCTCCCGCGACGTGGTTCCAGGCCTATCTTCCGGGCGACGCCGAGCGCCGTGGCGCCCTGATCGAGCGCGTGGCGCAAGCCGGATACCGCACCTTGGTCGTAACCGTGGACCTGCCGGTCTGGGCCAATCGGGAAAACAATGTGCGCAGCGGATTTTCCACGCCGCTGCGTCCCAGCCTGCGCCTGATCTGGGACGGCTTGACGCGGCCGCGCTGGCTGTTCGGCACGTTCGCACGCACGCTGCTCAAACACGGCATGCCGCACTTCGAGAATTCCTACGCGACGCGCGGCGCACCTATCGTATCGTCCAAGGTAACGCGCGACTTCACCGCGCGCGATCATCTTAGCTGGGCCGACTTGCGCGTCATTCGCCGGCAGTGGCAAGGCAATCTGGTGGTCAAGGGCATCCTGAGCGTGGATGACGCCCTGGCCGCGCGCGAGCATGGCGCGGACGGCGTCATACTCTCCAATCACGGCGGACGGCAGCTGGACGGCGCGATCTCGCCGATGCGCGTCTTGAAGACGGCCGTTGAAAATCTGGGCCCGGATTATCCGGTGATGATAGACAGCGGCTTTCGCCGCGGCTCGGATGTGCTGAAAGCGATCTCGCTGGGCGCGCGGATGGTGTTCCTCGGCCGGCCTTTCGGCTATGCGCTGGCAGTGGCCGGCGCGCACGGCGTGGCGCACGCGATCGGCCTGCTGCGCGAGGAGATCGACCGCAATATGGCGATGCTGGGCGCCAATGCCTGCAGCGAACTGGGGCCCGACACGTTGGTGCGCATCCGGTAG